tgtgtgcgtatgtgtgtgtgtgtgtgtgtgtgtgtgtgtgtgtgtgtgtgtgtgtgtggtggggggcTGGTTTCAGAGCTGGGAGTAGGACTGATAGAGAGAGGCTCACTGACAAAAAAAGGGAATTGcaaataagcaaacaaaaatgtcttaaatgtgtaaattagGGAGAAAAATAAGAGGGAAAAGCAGCTTTTCCCTGCAGACTGGTGCCTTAGATGAGAAGGGAGCAGCGAAACGTGATCAAGGGGAGCCGTGGAGCGGTGCGGCAGGCGTCAAGATGAGCACTCAGCCAGCGAGTGGCAGCTTCTCCTTTTCCAGTCAATCATTCATTACAGAGCCAAGTGCTGCGGAGGAGTGCCTCCTCTTTTTGACCTATCATATTACTGCCTCTGTAAACTCCTAATCCTCCCTTCGTTAGATGGTGTCAACAGCCGACATGCTCTCGCCCTGCTGCCGCACTCCCCGCTCAGACACCTCCCGAGCCCTGCCAAGACCACGGCATTGACACTCTAATAAAATCGTTTGAAATTTAACAAGGTAGAACGGCACAACTTTATCCGTCTTTTTCAGTGCTTTCATCCACctttttgacttgtttttttatcattagAAAGAGATtcaaaaaattaactttttccAACAAATCTGAGCCCTCAGTTCACAGTGTGCAACACTCGGAAAGTCTGACTTTAGCTCCTCAGCCTTTCATTGACGGCCTGGTTCTTTTTGCCTTGGGGCTGTTCCTGAGCAGGTGAAAGCCTGGAGGCAGGAACCAGCACATCAGCACTTCTTCATCCATCATGACTCTTTCATGGGGAGCCCGTCTCCTGAGCTTCTCCACTGGTGCCCAGTGAGATGACTGctataatgagtccaacagatGAAAGCCCAGCAGGACAAAACAACATTCAGATACAGTACatctaaacaaacacacacacacacacacacacacacacacacacacacacacacacacacacacacacacacacacaccagggttAGCACCAATCAGGGACTCACTGTGCGAATGTTGTGATTTAGGTAAACAAAAGAATCAGAAGCATCTGTGTTTTGGTAGAGAAGGATTTTTGGGTGATTGTGTCACACTGATCACAAACAGCAATTTAACAATCAAGTTCATCACAAGAATATCACATACCCAACTGTCCTTCACTCACTCAGAAACACACCATatcataaacacactcacacacagatacaaacagTGTGGGTTGAGGTAGGGTCCCAATTTAAGCTGACAGATACCAGATAGTAGATACTCAAAGAAATGACAGCACTGGTTTAGGGTGGTTCTGAGTTTAGCTGAATGTGACACTGTCACAACAAAACTAATACAGGGAAACTATGAGTGAAGGCCAGCAAAGTTCATTTGTTTCCCAATAACATATAGCACATGAGCCTTTGTAGTCTGTTAGGATCTTAAAATATCGCCCCTTACTGGgaatatatatgtaaatttGTGAGATAAACTTTGTCACGGTTGAGACACACCTACCACATAACACGGTTTGAAGGATGTTAATTACCATATAAAATAAGCAATTGGCATCCTGCCCCATATGTCCCACTTTTTCAGTGAGGAAGATGGAAATGAGGTGGGGTAGATTTGATTCTGACATGCTCTCCGTCTGCGCACCACAATGTGTGGCTTTGCCAGTAACAGGCTAATATTCAGCACCGCTCACCACCACCAGAACTAATGAAAGTAGACAAAATGTCTCTGCTGCCATCTTTGTCTAGCATCCGCTCAGGGTGagcctccctctttccctcctttccttttcACCTCCCCTCTTTCCCCTCGCTCTTGAAGGGAGGGTGACAGCGGCATAAAATGGTGGCGAGCAAATGTGCCTTCCATGTGGCAGCAGTGGTGGGGGTGACAGGGCAGGCTGAGGCCAGCGCTATCAGCACTGTGTGGCTGTTGCTTTGAACAACCTGGATGGACGCCATGGAGGATCAGGGCCTGAGCTGATGAGACACCAGCGGttacaaacaaaagcaaatcaaGAAACAGGCCACCCATCCCCAACACAAAACACTTCTTTGATAAATGTTAACTTAGTTGTCTAGTGGGGCTTGTTAATGACAGACTGCACATCATCCAGCTATTCCTTGTAGGCAGTTTTAATGTGCAGAATTGCATTATAAAATAATTTCCAACAATTAGAAATCTGATTAGTTGACTAATCCATTAGTTGTCTGCTActaaattaatcgccaactattttgatgatcaattaatcatcttgagttatttttaaaatgtgtacttTCTAAAATGTGTCTAAATTGCAAATACTTtgtggtttctttactcctctatgacagtaaagtgaatatctttgggttagggacaaaacaagacatttgaggacgtcatcttgggctttggaaaacagctaacaacatttttgaccattttctaaaattttaagacaaaaacactaatcgattaatcaagaagatgagaaaataataattaattagaaaataacaaaataattagttagttagttgcagccctaaaaacattcattcatagTTCAACCAAGTTGCTTTTATGTTCAATGTAAATATCAGATATAAAACACTAACATTAGTCTCAGAGAGTCTAATGATCTAATGATGTTGTACAAACTGTAAAACCCTCTGAGACAAACTTTTTATTTGGGGCTATATACATGAATTCACTTGATTTGTCTTGAAATATAAgacataaaatgttaaaaatataattcaaagtGCATTCATTAAACTACTGAACAAAGCAAACTCCCTTCATCCAGCACATTGTGGTTGAGTCATTCAGGGGGCTGTTAGTTAACCCTGAGCTCTGAGGATGATGAAGCAAGGGCATAAATCACAGAGTGAAACAAGGCAGACTCCTCCGATTCATTAATGGAAATGATCTGTCAATATGCTGGAGTCAATTCACACGTGTCAGCTGGGCTCAGCACACAATGGGCCAGCCAACTTATGAACTCCCAGCACCACTCCACCGAGTCCATAAAACAACTGGCATCGCCGCTGGGGAGCACCCCGAGACACCACCCTCTTGCACAGACCACCAGATGACACAGATGGGGCGAAACCAAACAAAGACGAGACTCCCTTTGTACAAAGAGGGACCCCTTTCAAAAGCCATTCATGCAACAAATTGGGGAAATCTGGCCATGCAACACTCTGGGTTTGCTCTTTTATTAGCGTGAGCCTTACGTCACAGTAAGTGAAATCAGATTTATGGCTCCCTGCTACAAAAGATGGTTAAAATCAAGCACACTTTTAggacacaaaactttttttaagcCATGTTAACCAACAGCAGTTTAGCTATGTTAACCAAAAACAGCCTGTTATTTTGAACACGCACCACAGAGTAACaagccatttttcttttaacaacaCTTTGCCATCTTGCACAATAATGACCAAACATCAACTTTAGAAAAACTAATGAGGAAAACTACACACAGGGACATTGCTGATCCATGCTTACATGTCCTCTCCACAAGAGTTGATGGATTGTTTGGCTAAATATAGAGCTAACTTTTCCAACATAACAAATCTTTATTGTTAAATCATCTTGACAAGCTTGCAAGCATATGTGAGTTAATTgtagtttgtattttttgttctCTGTATCTGTAAAGCAGAAGATTGCAGTGATTCCTCGTAGTCATGCAGATTAATGACTATTAAAAATCAGTCACAGGTACTGCAGGGGACTCCTCCATTTTATGGTAGCTGTAAACAGCATCAAGCTTGAGTACGTCCAAAGGCAGTCCATCAGTTAAAGAGGTTTGTTTCCATGTAGGTCACTAAATATGTGCACACAAGCTCTCTCTTATTAGGCCctgtgcatttttcttttcttgttcctcctcagctgcacacccgagctgctgctgcagcaatcTGCATAGAGAGACATTTGTCATCATTAGCCTTGCTCTGACAGTTGGCACCCGGCACCTCAGATCTCTAGGACTGGCAATTATGAACCCTTCATCCCTTATTTAGGCAACATTGCCTAATTTCATCACAGGCCTCACCAGCAGCATTTGATTACCAACAGCCCCACACCTACAATATGCCACCAACACTTccatttcctttgttttgtgaGGTTTACTCCTACTCCTAGATCACATGACATGTGGGAGAGAAGTGTGTTCAGTTAATCTGAAATTTGAAAATACTTATCAGACACAGGGGCTGCAGGGAGGACTGTAGATGAGCATCATGGGGTCAGTGGGCAGATGATTACAGCGCCCACCCTTAGATGGTAGACATCTCGCAAACATTAAGATTAATCACactactatatatatatatatatatatatatactgctgctactgctgctgaaTGGTTGCCTTTTACAACAGACAAGATGGAAGTCAGGAATATTCTTTgataaataaaattttaaaaaaagaactgcGTGTTTATAAATAAACTACTAGTAAATTATTCTAGAAGAATGTGAGCCCTACCAGTTTGCAGGACAGCAGGAAAAAACACGCTGAATAAAGGAATAATAAACCAGCTCCAGTCTCCAACAATCCCAATATTTAGCATTGTCATGTACAACAGAAAATAATGCTAAACTGTGTGCTAATAAAACGAGTGGAAAACACTGCACCAGCACTTTCACTGAACTCAACTGCCAACTGCATAACCTGTGCACAAAACACAATgtactgctgtttttttccttttgtgaaCCAAACCAGACATTCATCTGGATCGGTACTTTGGTAAACAGAACTGAATTGTATTCGGGCTAAGTTCATGCAAATACATGCATGTAATTTATCACAAAGGCTGACAAGCGTACCATATtgcagaggggaggggtgaAGGGCCAAATGAAGCTGAGACAATCAATTAAGATTCATAATTTACACTTTTTGCCAGCTTtctgttttggtgttttctatgtgtgtatgttatTGATGTGGGTCATAGTGAACAGAGCCTGTTGAATTGATCTTGGGTCTCTAAGCGCCTCTGGCTATGTGGTCCAGCTTCCTGACTTCTCCATTGGAGGCTgctaacacacagcagagaattaaacaaatgaatggACACAATCCAAAGGGGGTCCTCGGTGCAGCCCTGGGCCCAGAAATTAACTGGTCTCCTACAGAGACACCATATTGCTTGGAATAATAATGTTCGGTTATTAAAAATCCCAATGACAATTTCATTTTGTGACAAATAAAATTATAGAAAATGTGTCAACGTGAGTGGCTATCCCATGAGATGAGATATATTATGTCTCACAGTTTGAGTGCCAGTGTTGATGTCACTTCTCTGAAGTGTCACTGCTTTTAATCTGATTTATATAGAAATATGTCATCCTATTAAGTCCATTTTGACTAATCTGCATATTAGCTTGGGAGCTAGTTGGTAAACTCCCTTTATATGGGAAATGGCTTCAGATTCTCTTTTTCAAAACTAAATGACCCcagaaaattaatgaaaacCCACATGGCAGACCTATTTGTTCTTGTGTAATaggattatcaaaataataaaatgtcatccATAATTATGATTCCAGTCAGGAGATTGTGTGTTATAATGCCCTTGATCCAGCTTAAAATCAGCTAAATGCTATACTTGTATACCATCATTGACTATTTTGTTAATAGTCATGATGAGGTAATACATAAAATTGAAATTTGCATGAATAGTTTTACTGTAAAACCTTTGGTTTGTTAAATATATCTAAAGCCAGAGGCACAAAGGATTGTGTTGGTCAAATCAGACAATAAACATTCATCTTTGTGGAGCATGGTGTTTTCATTTCCCCCTCTGGAGACtcactttttcaaaatattttttttttttaatcaaatgcTTGAGGCTACGAACTCTCTTGtacatacaataaaaataatcctgTTTTTACACAGATTATGCTCATTTGTATATGAACACATATGCGTTAGTTTAATgcatatatattattaatttatgtgtgtaaatactgcATAAAGCCTCGAGGATAAAGTAAAGCAACATACATGTAATGATTCCTGCTACAATCAGTAGAGTATCATCTGAAGTCACTCAAAGCACGAGTGGTGTCATCAAAGGGCAATTTCAGTCATCAGACAAGCACCATTGACCTTATGCCCGGCCATGTTAACAGGACGATCAGTCTTACGAGAAGAAAGGAAAACGAAaaaatggaggagaaaaaaatgaataagtgTAGAGGCATGCTCTGGAAACAAAGAGGCCTTCAAAACAGGGTCACATGCTCGTGCAAAATTAGGGGAAGGAGAAGTCATTGTATTGATTTACACTATCGTGCATGCATTTTGCTGGGTCAGAAATAGGCCTTTGCTCGACTCACAGCACCATATATCACACTGGTAGAGGGCCTCCAATAGCCTAGCGGGACGACGAATGAAGCAACAAAGCATGCAATGTTGTAATGGTAAAGATATGGATAAGAAGATTGGATTGTCTTAGGCTAGACCTTACAACTGCTGGAGTCTTGGGACTGCAGAGCAGGTTGAGTTACTGTGAGATCTGTGCAGCCACATGCTTTAGATTAAGAGGTGATAATCTCAATGAAAATCCCCCCTTCTATCACGCATACGGACGACCAAAGGCTGGAATACAAACTCAAGAGGTGCAACTGGATTCTGAGGTATCTGACTTGGAGCAAGATGGCCTGGAAAGTCAGGGTAGTCTGGTTTCAATAAAAGGCAAGTACCTGCTGGGCCACAGACAgtgggagagagtgagggaaaaGACTATCAAAGCTGGAGAGGGGAAGAGGCTTTTAGCTACCTCTCACCACATGAAAACCTTCCATAATGTCCTCCATATCCTCCAGAAATATGTCAGTGAGAATATGCATTTTTGTTGTGAATTTAATCAGACCTAAATGTGAAGTCAACGAGAATAAAGACCTTGTCTTATTACTTAATATCAGAATTATACAGTTTTCTATCCTAtcctaaaattacatttattaaaaaaaaaaaaaaaagctacaccATTTCCGTAATTTCTGCCTGGTAACAGTGCGAAATTATCACTGGGATTTGCTGAGAAGGCACTGGCAGTGAGTCCACGACAGGCTGTGATGATAAAGGGAGTCACCTATCTATCAGGGTCCTTCCCGCGCACGCCACCTCCCGCTCAGCCGCATCCGTGTAGCGAGAGTCAGAGCTGACGTGCGGCCGTTTGCCCTCATAATGTCTGGTCTTATGCAGCTCTGACTGGAGCAGAGATGAGTGTAAATGCCTTTGTGTTCCTTATCTGATCTGTGCAGCATTATCTTTTTGAAGTGCTCTTCAAAGGATGCACTGTACCTTGTGAGATGGAGTGCGAGTGCAATGATGAGAGCCAGAGAGGGTTTAGTGTGGATGCAAgatcttttttatttgtgaatcAGACCATCATAGCTAAAACAACCCACTACACACCATGGcactttcattaaaatgttcagcCATAATTGTTAGAATTATTAGcaattcaggttttttttttaaatcaagttatgtttttcataaatattaaaatgttttttacgctattattgttttgttgttgaagaaaagaatatatatttattataaaccTACCAGATTAACAGATTGTGGAATGTCAATGTATATTATTCTCTTTCATATAATAATGACAtatatgttgaaaaaaacaataataatttcaatattacaagcatttaaaataaaaactaataacTATGAAAGCACTCACTATTTAAACACTCCTTTCGTTTGGCagataaatacaataaaacactgcaATATTTAGTTTAATAAAAAGGTTCACATACgtttcattttcagttatgTAAGAGAGAAATGTatcttttttcccctgaaaatataaatgaattaaactGAGACGTGAATATACTGGCGCTTGGAGCAGTGACACAGCACAGCAGGCAGTCCCCGCACAGTAAAGAGCAAAAACAGATACGCCTTCTCAATCAAGCTCGAGATATTAAACTCGCTTATGGATCACAGACACGATAATAAATGTGTCAAATATGATCACAACGTTAAGTATAAAAAGCACAACAACTATTACACCTTTCATAAATAAGTCAGACTTTTCAATGAATTTAACTAACGCGGAAAGATCTACTTAATAAACCGATTCGTGATTATTTTAGTTAATATGTGGCTTCAAAATaagcaaaaacacttttgtagaatataattatattttgcGTGAGAAAAGCTCCCGAAATGACTTTAATTTCAATTTATCCGATGAGCCTGATGGAGAAGAAGTTAGATCCGGTCCactggagaaaaagaaaaaaaggtaattaataaagtaaatttaaatgttttattatccGAGAGCATAACGAGCCCACTTTAACAATTCTAAATCCACCTACTGTTTCATATATGATTCAATATAGCTGACTGAAAAGCAGCAGATAGAGtccaagaaaaaaaagcaacgTTACGCAgcgaaaatgttttttttttcttctctccaaaTGCGtaggtgtacttccgctcctcgATATACTACTACTACctgtactttttacttgtaTATAACACCCGGGGATGAATTTGTTTTCGATAAACTGGGAAGCGGTGACGCATCCGACAGCGATTGGACATCTTGGTCTCAACTCCTCCCTTATaataaagagtgtgtgtgtctccctgtTGTAAAACACAGCAACACCGGGCGTCTGCGTCAGGAGGGCACACTCCACTCTGCGCAATTACGCGGACTCCTAACTGGCACGGTGAtcagagaaaaagcaaaaaggcTTTTTTCCCTCCCAGCTACTGAACCTCGCAAGGTTGAAATGGACTTTTAATCAGGTCATCCTGATAAATCCGAGGACTTCACTTCAATGCAGTTTACGGTACAACAGCTGTGAATGTTATGATCTGATTATTACGCATGTGCTCTGAGCACAGTTTTCAATAGTTGTCTTATAAAtagacaattttttttctttttaaatagcCTCTTTCTTCTCTAAAATTGGCTCCCGTACAAACAGCCGCGTTGGATCCCTCGGCTTACTGCGAGACTCCGGTGTATAACCCGGATCTCTGCCCTAATATGATAGCCGCCCAGGCGAAATTGGTGTATCACCTCAACAAATACTACAACGAGAAATGTCAGTCTCGAAAAGCTGCCATCTCCAAGACCATCCGGGAGGTGTGCAAGGTGGTATCGGATGTCCTGAAGGAGGTCGAGGTGCAGGAGCCCCGCTTCATCAGCTCCCTCAGCGAGATGGATAATCGTTTCGAGGGACTGGAGGTTATTTCACCCACCGAGTTCGAGGTCGTGCTCTATCTGAATCAGATGGGAGTATTCAACTTTGTGGATGACGGCTCTCTCCCGGGCTGCGCCGTGCTCAAGCTCAGCGACGGCCGCAAGAGAAGCATGTCTCTCTGGGTTGAATTCATCACAGCCTCCGGTTACCTCTCGGCGCGCAAGATCCGCTCGAGATTTCAGACACTGGTGGCGCAGGCAGTGGATAAATGCAGCTACAGAGATGTTGTCAAAATGGTCGCTGACACAAGTGAGGTGAAGTTGCGCATTAGAGACAGATATGTGGTGCAAATCACGCCGGCGTTCAAGTGCACTGGGATCTGGCCACGCAGCGCTGCGCACTGGCCTCTCCCCCACATCCCCTGGCCAGGACCTAACCGGGTTGCAGAAGTCAAAGCGGAAGGGTTCAATCTTTTATCCAAAGAGTGCTACTCCCTGAACGGCAAGCAGAGCTCGGCAGAGAGCGACGCCTGGGTCTTGCAGTTCGCCGAGGCCGAGAACCGGCTGCTCCTGGGTGGGTGCAGGAAGAAATGCTTGTCAGTGCTCAAAGCCTTACGCGACCGACACCTCGAACTGCCCGGACAGCCCCTGAACAACTACCACATGAAAACTTTGGTTTCCTATGAGTGTGAGAAGCATCCCAGGGAGTCGGACTGGGATGAGAACTGCCTCGGCGACCGTCTGAACGGGATACTATTGCAGCTCATTTCATGTTTGCAGTGCAGAAGGTGCCCGCATTATTTCCTGCCTAATTTAGACCTGTTTCAAGGAAAACCTCACTCTGCTCTAGAGAACGCAGCCAAACAGACTTGGCGACTGGCGAGAGAAATACTGACCAACCCCAAAAGCTTGGAGAAACTCTGAGGTAAAACATGTTAGTTCACCTCTTCTTAAAAATGTGGTAAAGAGGCCTAACGAGCTCATAAACGGACAGAGAAAATATCGCCAACCAATTTGCAAAAGTCTTGTGAAACGTGACTGTCCTTCTGTTGTTGAATCTGTTTTGGCCTGGCCTGTTTCAAGTTGATTTTTATGACAGACAAATTTAGTTTGCCATTATCCCCGTGCACCTTTTGGCGGTGTCAATATTTAGGAGCAAATTTAAATGACTGGCTACCATTAATCCAGGAGTGCAGCTCAGCAGTggctccttctctctctcaaaaTGTCCAAATCCTACATTTtcttaaatgctttaaaataaagCCCCGTGACAAACTTtggagaaatttaaaaaaaaacacacacatctgtacattttatactgtaaatacattcaTAGATTGTGATTCCAGTGGTCTGAAATTGTGAATGTTGTTCTGTGACACGTAAATAGGATCCACCTGTTTAAATCTACTTCtgaactttttctttatctgGTAGAAACgttttttaatttatacttGCATCAGTGGTAGTCTGACTCATCTGTTTCAATGGACATTGTCTCATTTTTGAAAGTTTACATTTTGATGGTAGGCGTACGACATCTGTTACATTGAAAACATTCCATCAATTTACttgaattattatttaaagtactcgaacattttttttttttgggttgttgtttttctctacCATGCTTAGGCctacatgataaaaaaaatgaaaatgataacatatatagtatatatatattacagtttaattgaaaaaaaaaatgcacttgaAATACACTGGATTATAACATCTGtgatctgatttttttaatttctgtctcTGATCTAATTTAAAGAGCTAATAAAACGAgctgttttatatttgtgtccCCTTATGGTtttattaaatgtgtttctttacaGTAGTGAAGTAGGCCTAACGCCATGCAGTAATAATATGACATATTTAATTTCGCCGACTCTtaataaggaaaataataatttcacacACGACATGAAAAGATCTGTAACCTTTCCAccagtttgtatttttttttttttttttgaaaaaccaCAACCAGCTGTGCAAGAAATCTGCGTGTAATTTCTTGAAAAATTGGATAACCAGCTCACTTGGCATAATTTGGTTGATAGACGTCTCCACTGTCTGATGGTTGACGAGCAGGCCTC
This is a stretch of genomic DNA from Pagrus major chromosome 2, Pma_NU_1.0. It encodes these proteins:
- the mab21l1 gene encoding putative nucleotidyltransferase MAB21L1 — its product is MIAAQAKLVYHLNKYYNEKCQSRKAAISKTIREVCKVVSDVLKEVEVQEPRFISSLSEMDNRFEGLEVISPTEFEVVLYLNQMGVFNFVDDGSLPGCAVLKLSDGRKRSMSLWVEFITASGYLSARKIRSRFQTLVAQAVDKCSYRDVVKMVADTSEVKLRIRDRYVVQITPAFKCTGIWPRSAAHWPLPHIPWPGPNRVAEVKAEGFNLLSKECYSLNGKQSSAESDAWVLQFAEAENRLLLGGCRKKCLSVLKALRDRHLELPGQPLNNYHMKTLVSYECEKHPRESDWDENCLGDRLNGILLQLISCLQCRRCPHYFLPNLDLFQGKPHSALENAAKQTWRLAREILTNPKSLEKL